From Endozoicomonas sp. 8E, the proteins below share one genomic window:
- a CDS encoding DUF29 domain-containing protein: protein MENLYDTDFYTWSYRQAELIRQGRFDELDMDNLVEEVEDMGRARYRSVQSRLSQLLMHSLKWQMQRKKNDLHEMDQWFRSWSTSISKQRIAIEHELEENPALNSKLDEILPKAYQYARKLAANEMQCKPDAFPSECPWTYEQIMAEDWLPEADDD from the coding sequence ATGGAAAACTTGTATGACACTGATTTCTACACATGGTCTTATCGACAAGCCGAGCTTATCAGGCAAGGCCGTTTCGATGAACTTGATATGGACAACCTGGTCGAGGAAGTTGAGGACATGGGTAGAGCCCGATATCGTTCAGTACAGAGCCGTTTGTCTCAATTACTCATGCACTCGCTTAAATGGCAGATGCAGCGTAAAAAAAATGATTTGCATGAGATGGATCAATGGTTCCGAAGCTGGTCAACCAGTATCAGTAAACAACGTATTGCCATTGAGCATGAGCTTGAAGAAAATCCCGCTCTCAATAGTAAACTGGACGAGATTTTGCCAAAAGCCTATCAGTACGCCCGAAAGCTTGCTGCCAACGAGATGCAGTGCAAACCCGACGCTTTCCCGTCTGAGTGCCCATGGACGTACGAACAAATCATGGCAGAAGACTGGCTGCCGGAGGCTGACGATGACTGA
- a CDS encoding DUF29 domain-containing protein → MTDLYKTDYTAWLSQQRELLAQRQFHKLDIDNLLEAMDYEMGSTRDTLESHLSVLVLHLLKYDYQKRILKDLWVEDKVVQTWMPSIYNSRAAIEKQISKHPHLQPTIEELLAGAYSDACRQAVKQMNNYARSESQKLSKNSFPDQCPWTFEQITDDDWLPGD, encoded by the coding sequence ATGACTGATTTATACAAAACCGACTACACCGCCTGGCTAAGCCAGCAACGGGAACTGCTGGCTCAGCGACAATTTCACAAACTCGACATTGACAATCTGTTGGAGGCGATGGATTACGAAATGGGCAGTACCAGAGATACTCTTGAGTCTCATTTATCGGTATTGGTTTTACATCTTCTCAAATACGATTATCAGAAACGGATTCTGAAAGATTTGTGGGTAGAGGATAAGGTTGTCCAGACGTGGATGCCAAGTATCTACAATTCCAGAGCAGCGATTGAAAAGCAAATTTCAAAACACCCTCATTTACAGCCCACGATCGAGGAGTTATTGGCGGGTGCATATTCCGATGCATGTCGGCAAGCAGTTAAGCAGATGAACAATTACGCTCGCAGTGAAAGCCAGAAGCTGAGCAAAAACAGTTTTCCCGACCAATGCCCATGGACCTTTGAACAGATCACAGATGACGACTGGCTGCCCGGCGATTAA
- a CDS encoding putative 2-aminoethylphosphonate ABC transporter substrate-binding protein, with product MKKHLTALALALATTSIFSASSFAATPVELTVYTAFETDILNRYKKAFEQDNPDISIKWVRDSTGIMTAKLLAEKDNSRADVVWGLAGSSMALLKDEGVLDTYKPRGLDQIKTQLVDPDAAKAWFGNQAYFNVICYNEAVAAAKNLPKPQSWQDLLNPVYQGQIAMPNPASSGTGYMQVSAWLQSMGEDQGWAYMDKLNNNMSQYTHSGSKPCVQAAMGEVAIGISMAVRGAQLKSQGAPLDLILPKGGVGWDVESVGLVAGTDHAAAAKKLVDWSLSQEANEHYVEAYPVVGHKDVSKEVPNYPDVESAMVDLDFGEMASEREAVLAEWSKRFDHMSEPKS from the coding sequence ATGAAAAAACACCTGACAGCCCTGGCCCTGGCCCTGGCAACAACTTCGATTTTTAGCGCTTCATCTTTCGCTGCGACCCCTGTAGAGCTGACGGTTTATACAGCTTTTGAGACCGACATTCTGAATCGCTACAAAAAAGCCTTTGAGCAGGACAATCCCGATATCAGCATCAAATGGGTTCGAGACTCTACTGGTATCATGACCGCCAAACTGCTGGCAGAAAAAGATAACAGCAGGGCAGACGTCGTATGGGGTCTGGCCGGTTCCAGCATGGCACTGCTGAAGGACGAAGGCGTACTGGACACCTACAAGCCCAGAGGTCTGGATCAAATCAAGACTCAGCTGGTTGATCCTGATGCCGCCAAAGCCTGGTTTGGCAACCAGGCCTATTTCAATGTCATTTGCTACAACGAAGCGGTAGCTGCGGCCAAAAATCTGCCCAAGCCTCAATCCTGGCAAGACCTGCTTAATCCGGTCTATCAGGGCCAGATTGCCATGCCTAACCCGGCCTCTTCTGGCACTGGCTATATGCAGGTTTCTGCCTGGCTGCAAAGCATGGGCGAAGACCAAGGCTGGGCTTATATGGACAAGCTGAACAACAACATGTCCCAATACACTCACTCAGGCTCCAAGCCCTGTGTTCAGGCCGCCATGGGTGAAGTGGCTATTGGTATTTCCATGGCGGTTCGTGGCGCCCAACTGAAAAGTCAGGGTGCACCACTGGACCTGATTCTTCCCAAAGGTGGCGTTGGCTGGGATGTGGAGTCAGTAGGTCTGGTTGCAGGTACCGATCATGCTGCAGCGGCGAAAAAGCTGGTCGACTGGTCTCTCAGCCAGGAAGCTAATGAGCATTATGTAGAGGCTTACCCCGTTGTCGGTCACAAAGACGTCAGTAAAGAAGTGCCCAACTATCCAGACGTAGAAAGCGCTATGGTGGATCTGGACTTTGGCGAAATGGCCAGTGAGCGTGAGGCTGTGCTCGCTGAATGGTCCAAGCGTTTCGACCATATGTCTGAACCCAAGTCTTGA
- a CDS encoding putative 2-aminoethylphosphonate ABC transporter ATP-binding protein, producing MQPFLTIENLGKRFGDFTALKEISLSVNKGEFICFLGPSGCGKTTLLRMIAGLEACQQGEIWQDGANITALPPEQRDFGIVFQSYALFPNLNVSENIGFGLKNQGQSKREVEKNVNHWLNIIGLQDSGPKFPSQLSGGQQQRVALARALALSPELLLLDEPLSALDAKVRIKLRETICKLQRKLGITTIMVTHDQEEAMAMADRIVVMNHGNIEQIGTPEEIYKQPASRFVAEFVGAMNFLEGDTNSKNQVVLANQPLSLPVTDSTARKVILGIRPEDLSFSEGQSALPVSVESLEFQGSFVRAECSPVGWSSKRLIKVDVPIHQLAGLELKPGSLNRLSLSEKHIHVFPAA from the coding sequence ATGCAACCCTTTCTCACCATCGAAAACCTCGGGAAACGCTTTGGCGATTTCACCGCCCTCAAAGAGATTTCCCTGTCCGTTAACAAAGGTGAATTCATCTGTTTTCTCGGCCCCTCTGGCTGCGGAAAGACGACACTACTGAGAATGATTGCGGGATTGGAAGCCTGTCAACAAGGTGAGATCTGGCAGGATGGCGCCAACATAACAGCACTGCCGCCTGAACAAAGAGACTTCGGCATTGTCTTTCAATCCTATGCCCTGTTCCCGAACCTGAATGTTTCAGAGAATATTGGCTTTGGTTTGAAAAACCAAGGTCAATCCAAACGGGAAGTTGAGAAGAACGTTAACCACTGGCTGAACATTATCGGCTTGCAGGATTCCGGCCCCAAATTCCCCTCTCAGCTTTCTGGCGGTCAACAACAGCGCGTGGCACTGGCGAGGGCTCTGGCACTCTCTCCGGAGTTGCTGCTACTGGATGAACCCCTCTCTGCCCTGGATGCCAAAGTCAGAATTAAATTGCGAGAAACAATCTGTAAGCTGCAAAGAAAACTGGGCATTACCACCATTATGGTGACCCATGACCAGGAAGAGGCTATGGCTATGGCTGATCGCATCGTGGTAATGAATCACGGAAACATTGAACAGATAGGCACACCGGAAGAAATTTACAAGCAGCCGGCCTCTCGCTTCGTTGCTGAATTTGTCGGTGCCATGAACTTTCTGGAAGGTGATACCAACAGCAAGAATCAGGTCGTTCTGGCCAACCAGCCACTCTCTCTGCCAGTGACTGACTCAACAGCGAGAAAAGTGATTCTGGGGATTCGTCCTGAAGACCTGAGCTTCAGTGAAGGTCAGTCTGCTCTGCCAGTCAGTGTTGAAAGTCTGGAGTTTCAGGGTTCCTTTGTTCGTGCAGAGTGCAGCCCCGTTGGCTGGAGCAGTAAACGACTGATTAAAGTCGATGTGCCTATCCACCAGCTGGCCGGTCTTGAGCTGAAACCAGGAAGCCTGAACCGGTTGTCCCTGAGTGAAAAACATATCCATGTCTTCCCTGCAGCCTGA
- a CDS encoding putative 2-aminoethylphosphonate ABC transporter permease subunit yields MSISTHTPADANSPALSRKPLLPTISRDQWILGLVIGAVALYLIISLLLPLLAMLARSVQDSNGAFVGLSYFADYLGNPALSHSIGNTLKAGVIVTTIVVSLSFLFAYGLTRTQMPFKPLFKVMGMLPILAPSLLPAISMIYLFGNQGVAVDLLFGQSIYGLPGIVMGLAFWTFPHALLILTTALSTSDARLYEAARSMGTSPFRTFTTITLPAAKFGLISTVTVVFTLVVTDFGVPKVIGGQYNVLATDIYKQVAGQQNFAMGAVISVLLLIPALLAFVIDHRVQKKQKELFGARSVNFQPERNPVKDGIFFLLCSLVSLAIAVVVGMAIYGSLVTFWPWNMELSWNNYQFEKFSANGWEPYFNSLEMAFYTAIVGTLIIFITAYNVEKSKLPAILKHFIHIMAMLPMAVPGMVLGLGYIFFFNQAGNPLGILYGTMAILVINTVAHYFTVGHLTALTALKKLPAEIEQVAASLKIPQYKAFLKVSLPVCTPALLDIAIYLFVNALTTTSAVVFLYSTDTMLASVSVMNMEDAGQTGPAAAMAVLILATAACVKIAHMTLGKLLLNRTQKWKRS; encoded by the coding sequence ATGAGTATCTCTACACACACCCCAGCGGATGCAAACTCTCCAGCGCTGAGCCGGAAGCCTCTGCTGCCAACCATCAGCAGGGATCAATGGATTCTTGGACTGGTCATCGGAGCGGTTGCTCTCTATCTGATCATTTCACTGCTTCTGCCACTGCTGGCCATGCTGGCAAGAAGCGTTCAGGACAGCAATGGGGCTTTTGTTGGCCTGAGTTACTTTGCTGATTATCTTGGCAACCCGGCCCTGAGTCATTCCATTGGCAACACCCTGAAAGCCGGTGTTATTGTTACGACAATAGTCGTCAGCTTGTCATTCCTGTTTGCTTACGGACTGACACGAACCCAGATGCCTTTCAAACCCCTCTTCAAGGTAATGGGCATGTTACCCATACTGGCACCTTCCCTGTTGCCTGCCATCAGTATGATTTATCTGTTTGGCAATCAGGGGGTGGCTGTAGACCTGCTGTTTGGACAGTCTATTTATGGTCTGCCCGGTATTGTTATGGGTCTTGCTTTCTGGACCTTTCCCCATGCACTGCTAATTCTCACGACGGCGCTTTCAACATCCGACGCCAGACTCTATGAAGCAGCTCGCTCCATGGGCACCTCTCCGTTCAGAACGTTTACAACAATCACTCTTCCAGCCGCCAAGTTTGGTTTGATCAGCACAGTCACTGTCGTTTTCACCCTGGTTGTGACCGACTTTGGTGTCCCAAAAGTAATTGGTGGCCAATATAACGTACTGGCCACCGACATCTATAAACAGGTCGCCGGTCAGCAGAACTTTGCCATGGGTGCCGTCATCAGTGTGCTTTTGCTGATACCCGCCCTGTTGGCATTTGTGATTGATCACAGAGTGCAGAAAAAACAGAAAGAATTGTTTGGCGCTCGCTCAGTCAATTTCCAGCCTGAGCGAAACCCCGTGAAAGATGGCATTTTCTTCCTGCTGTGTAGCCTGGTCTCTCTGGCCATTGCGGTCGTGGTGGGCATGGCGATTTATGGCTCACTGGTCACTTTCTGGCCCTGGAATATGGAGCTGTCCTGGAACAACTATCAGTTTGAAAAGTTCAGTGCCAATGGTTGGGAGCCCTACTTCAACTCTCTGGAAATGGCGTTCTACACGGCTATTGTCGGAACTCTGATTATTTTCATTACCGCCTACAATGTGGAAAAAAGTAAATTACCCGCCATTCTGAAACACTTTATCCACATTATGGCCATGTTGCCGATGGCAGTACCCGGTATGGTGCTGGGTCTGGGTTATATCTTCTTCTTTAACCAGGCCGGTAATCCGCTGGGGATACTCTATGGAACCATGGCTATTCTGGTCATCAATACCGTGGCCCACTATTTCACTGTCGGGCACCTGACGGCATTGACTGCCCTAAAGAAGTTACCCGCCGAGATCGAACAGGTAGCCGCATCACTCAAGATTCCACAGTATAAAGCTTTCCTGAAAGTATCCCTGCCAGTCTGCACGCCAGCTCTGCTGGATATAGCGATCTACCTTTTCGTCAACGCCCTGACCACCACTTCAGCTGTCGTTTTCCTTTACTCTACCGATACCATGCTGGCTTCGGTTTCTGTAATGAACATGGAAGATGCTGGACAAACAGGCCCGGCCGCAGCCATGGCGGTTTTGATTCTGGCAACCGCAGCCTGCGTCAAGATAGCTCATATGACGTTGGGTAAATTGCTATTGAACAGAACCCAGAAGTGGAAGCGCTCCTGA
- the rep gene encoding DNA helicase Rep, whose amino-acid sequence MHRLNDRQAEAVKYIDTPLLVLAGAGSGKTSVITTKIAYLIQECGINARNIIAVTFTNKAAREMKERVGKLVKGRASYGLTVSTFHNLGLNLIRKECKTLGYKPGFSIFDAQDAHALIGELMQREMGSEEESVDAVQHMISNWKNDLILPPQAMANARQPNEQLAARVYEHYNRTLKAFNAVDFDDLILQPVMLFREHPEVLERWQNKTHYVLVDEYQDTNGAQYELISRLVGDRGKLTVVGDDDQSIYAWRGARPENLALLKDDYPSLRVIKLEQNYRSTSRILKAANTLIANNPHVFEKTLWSELGMGETIRVIRCRNDEMECERIATEILTQKLKNGTHWKDYAVLYRGNFQSRLLEMKLQHHQIPYHINGGTSFFARAEVKDMMAYLRLLVNQDDDNAFLRVVNIPRREIGPATLEKLGNYAGTHNLSLYAASQEMGLQEDLSPKYVEKLRNFTQWLDSVSRRCQTDEDPIAAIREMINDCDYENWLMQTTATPAGAEKRMGNVWFLIDSLQQTLERGDEDATVEDAIARLILRDMMERQEEQEDNDKVQLLTLHASKGLEYPYVFMMGMEEDLLPHRTSIEEDNIEEERRLTYVGITRARKTLTMTLAGQRKQYGEIIDTTPSRFLDELPQEDLEYTGFGEKASKEQNALTGNAALAMLRSRLSD is encoded by the coding sequence GTGCACAGACTCAACGACCGACAGGCCGAAGCCGTCAAATACATTGATACCCCTTTGCTGGTTCTGGCCGGTGCGGGCAGTGGCAAAACCAGTGTAATCACCACTAAAATTGCTTACCTGATTCAGGAATGTGGTATCAACGCCCGCAATATTATTGCCGTGACCTTCACCAACAAGGCCGCACGGGAAATGAAAGAGCGTGTAGGCAAACTGGTCAAGGGCAGGGCCTCCTACGGTTTGACGGTTTCAACCTTTCACAATCTCGGGCTCAACCTGATCCGCAAGGAATGCAAGACGCTGGGTTACAAGCCGGGCTTTTCCATTTTTGATGCCCAGGATGCCCACGCCCTGATAGGCGAGTTGATGCAGCGGGAAATGGGATCAGAGGAAGAAAGTGTTGATGCCGTCCAGCATATGATCTCCAACTGGAAGAATGATCTGATTCTGCCCCCGCAGGCCATGGCCAATGCCCGTCAGCCCAACGAGCAACTCGCTGCCCGGGTTTATGAACACTATAACCGCACGTTAAAAGCCTTTAATGCGGTCGATTTTGATGATTTGATTCTGCAACCGGTCATGTTGTTCCGTGAGCATCCGGAAGTTCTGGAGCGATGGCAGAATAAAACGCACTATGTTCTGGTCGACGAATATCAGGATACCAATGGTGCCCAGTATGAATTAATCAGTCGACTGGTAGGAGACCGGGGCAAACTCACCGTGGTAGGTGACGATGATCAGTCTATTTATGCCTGGCGTGGTGCCCGTCCTGAAAACCTGGCCCTGCTCAAGGACGATTATCCTTCATTAAGAGTTATCAAGCTTGAGCAGAATTACCGCTCCACCAGCCGTATCCTGAAAGCGGCCAATACCCTGATTGCCAACAATCCCCACGTGTTTGAAAAAACGCTGTGGAGCGAACTGGGCATGGGGGAAACTATTCGGGTTATTCGATGCCGCAATGATGAGATGGAATGTGAACGCATTGCTACCGAGATACTCACCCAAAAGCTAAAAAACGGTACCCACTGGAAAGATTATGCGGTGCTGTATCGGGGCAACTTCCAGTCTCGCCTGCTGGAAATGAAGCTTCAGCATCATCAGATTCCTTACCATATCAATGGCGGCACCTCATTCTTCGCCCGCGCTGAAGTCAAAGATATGATGGCTTATCTCAGGCTGCTGGTGAATCAGGATGATGACAACGCCTTCCTGCGTGTTGTTAACATCCCCCGTCGGGAGATAGGCCCTGCTACGTTGGAAAAACTGGGCAATTACGCCGGTACTCACAACCTGAGTCTGTATGCTGCTTCACAGGAAATGGGTCTTCAGGAAGACCTGTCGCCCAAGTATGTCGAGAAGCTACGCAACTTTACCCAGTGGCTGGATTCGGTGTCCCGCCGCTGCCAGACCGATGAAGACCCCATTGCCGCTATCCGTGAAATGATTAACGACTGCGACTATGAAAACTGGCTGATGCAGACCACAGCAACGCCTGCAGGTGCAGAGAAACGCATGGGTAATGTCTGGTTCCTGATTGACTCACTGCAACAGACTCTGGAAAGAGGCGACGAAGACGCTACGGTTGAAGACGCCATCGCCCGCCTGATTCTCAGAGATATGATGGAACGGCAGGAAGAGCAAGAAGATAACGATAAGGTACAACTGTTAACGCTCCATGCCTCCAAGGGGCTTGAGTACCCCTATGTATTCATGATGGGTATGGAAGAGGACCTTCTGCCCCACCGCACCAGCATTGAAGAAGACAATATTGAAGAAGAACGACGACTGACTTACGTTGGCATTACGCGTGCCAGAAAGACTTTGACCATGACACTGGCAGGACAGCGAAAGCAATATGGTGAAATCATTGATACCACACCCAGTCGTTTCCTCGACGAACTGCCACAGGAAGACCTGGAATATACAGGATTTGGCGAGAAAGCCAGTAAGGAACAGAATGCCCTGACCGGCAATGCAGCTCTGGCCATGTTGCGCAGCCGGTTGAGCGACTGA